A genomic window from Candidatus Pelagisphaera phototrophica includes:
- a CDS encoding VPDSG-CTERM sorting domain-containing protein: protein MSTGVCGSTAALFGAGVAALAFARRRLG from the coding sequence GTGAGTACAGGGGTCTGTGGCTCCACAGCGGCCCTTTTTGGAGCTGGCGTTGCGGCTCTAGCCTTTGCTAGGCGCAGACTGGGATAA
- a CDS encoding VPDSG-CTERM sorting domain-containing protein, with product MWSTAALLGLGVMALAFARRRLG from the coding sequence CTGTGGTCCACAGCAGCTCTCCTTGGATTGGGTGTTATGGCTCTAGCCTTTGCTAGGCGGAGGCTTGGATAG
- a CDS encoding PSD1 and planctomycete cytochrome C domain-containing protein: MHRKTPIYFVIFPLFGISLTTNAKELSSDDNEFFESNVRPLLVENCYKCHSANSERLRGGFLIDSKPAILRGGDSGPAIVPGDSANSRIVPMIQRHPDYEAMPPKSKLEPDEIETLIAWIDRGAPDPRTEESSPKSSLSDFNLDERKSWWSLQPVKKLAVPNVANENWPENDYDRFVLSKLEEADLAPAKPAERHTLLRRISFDLTGLAPKVDELEAFLSDESPSAFAAAVDRLLESPHFGEKWARHWLDLVRYAETKAFEQDYTMAYAYRYRDYLIRAFNDDLPYDQFVREALAGDLFPKPRFSPDDEINESIMGPGFLYLTDGQHGPPDLHEDEARIFSGMIDVTSKAFLGSTLKCARCHDHKFDAITTADYYSFYGMLRSSRLSYANTNAEKQEAKLKSDQSKILQARSQISKLVYKTSLQDIELIPDYLQAQRSLLENDLVKSIFESVSSEKPKDKKNKGLDLGPLKNRLSGIYKLKAEQDGLNDEVLWSWLSLALSADQLKKWPELEPLFSQSEERTTSSGNNKASVELSQSFAQVARSLENWITQESAFESQPESPGEMIFNHSGTQAVRGLVGEYPVAGVLAPRISGAIRSPDFIIDGKPIELQAKGYSGTVRLVIRNYELTGRGPTTAKLYYAVDGDHWQDIRFETYLWEGETAYLEVMQNGKSTNAIHPTRDTLTPPDDNAYIAIRFHKGIDWGKYWETETSEENRLNRDPAIAKKIKSVWQRASRSSLDRAEVDLLSALFATGILSSDTNQDPKLSKAMSKYQALVSSIPQPLFARSLTDGSSHQEPVYIRGSHKNLSPEFNPRRFLDGLGGTPITSEGSGRLEWAEHVASKDNPLTARVVVNRLWKQIFGNGIVETTNDFGQMGGLPSHPKLLDYLASDLMENGWSLKHVIRKIVLSQTYQMSSVPDPKASNIDPKNRLLQHMPIRRLEAEAIRDHILACSDRLDTTLFGPSVPAYVEDHPDSRAKPKTGPLDGNGRRSIYLEMRRNFLPSFLRAFDMPNATEAIGKRLVTNVPAQSLALMNDPFVHSQAKLWAENLVESDLPIDARIDHIHLTAFNRTAHDSERDWAKRVITELAAEHGCSEEDPQVWTDLCHLIYNRKEFIYVF; encoded by the coding sequence ATGCACCGAAAAACTCCCATCTACTTCGTTATTTTTCCCCTTTTCGGTATCTCCCTGACAACCAACGCAAAGGAACTCAGCTCTGATGATAATGAGTTTTTCGAATCGAACGTTCGCCCGCTTTTGGTCGAAAATTGCTACAAATGTCACTCAGCCAATTCTGAGAGACTTCGAGGTGGATTTCTAATTGACTCAAAACCGGCAATATTGAGAGGGGGCGACAGCGGTCCTGCAATTGTCCCAGGAGACTCAGCGAACAGCCGTATCGTGCCTATGATTCAAAGGCATCCGGACTACGAAGCGATGCCTCCTAAATCGAAGTTGGAGCCCGACGAAATTGAAACCTTAATCGCTTGGATCGATCGCGGCGCTCCCGACCCTCGTACGGAAGAATCGTCTCCAAAGTCCTCTCTTTCCGACTTCAATCTGGACGAGAGGAAAAGCTGGTGGTCCCTACAGCCGGTTAAGAAGCTAGCCGTCCCAAACGTTGCCAATGAGAACTGGCCCGAAAACGACTACGATCGATTTGTCCTCTCCAAACTCGAAGAGGCGGATTTGGCACCGGCAAAACCTGCTGAACGCCATACCTTGCTACGTCGCATAAGCTTCGATTTGACGGGTCTGGCACCCAAGGTAGACGAACTAGAAGCATTTCTCTCCGACGAGTCACCTAGCGCTTTTGCGGCGGCAGTTGACCGACTTCTCGAATCACCTCATTTTGGAGAAAAATGGGCCCGACATTGGCTTGATCTCGTACGCTATGCAGAAACCAAGGCCTTCGAGCAGGATTATACCATGGCCTACGCGTATCGGTATCGCGACTACCTCATTCGGGCATTCAATGATGACCTTCCCTACGACCAGTTTGTTAGAGAAGCACTTGCTGGAGACCTCTTTCCCAAACCGCGGTTCTCGCCCGATGACGAAATCAACGAGTCGATTATGGGACCCGGCTTCTTGTACCTCACCGACGGGCAGCATGGTCCTCCCGATCTCCACGAAGACGAAGCCCGTATCTTTAGCGGGATGATCGATGTGACCAGTAAGGCATTTCTCGGTTCTACTCTGAAATGCGCTCGCTGCCACGACCATAAATTTGACGCGATCACTACCGCCGACTACTATTCTTTTTATGGAATGCTCCGCAGTTCCCGTCTCAGCTACGCCAACACGAATGCTGAAAAACAGGAAGCTAAACTCAAGTCCGATCAATCCAAAATCCTGCAAGCCAGGAGTCAGATCTCAAAACTTGTCTACAAAACCTCCTTACAAGACATAGAGCTCATACCTGATTATCTTCAAGCGCAGCGAAGTCTTCTCGAAAATGACCTTGTCAAATCGATTTTCGAATCTGTTAGTTCCGAGAAACCGAAAGACAAAAAAAACAAGGGTCTCGATTTAGGCCCTCTCAAAAATCGACTTTCAGGCATTTACAAATTGAAGGCAGAGCAAGACGGACTAAATGACGAAGTTTTGTGGAGCTGGCTTTCTCTCGCCCTTTCAGCCGACCAGCTGAAAAAATGGCCCGAGCTCGAGCCCCTATTTAGCCAATCAGAGGAACGAACCACCAGCTCGGGCAACAATAAAGCGAGTGTCGAACTGAGCCAGTCATTTGCTCAAGTGGCACGCTCCCTGGAAAATTGGATAACTCAGGAATCCGCTTTTGAATCACAACCTGAATCGCCAGGAGAGATGATCTTCAACCACTCAGGGACCCAAGCGGTTAGAGGCCTCGTTGGCGAATATCCCGTTGCAGGTGTCCTGGCTCCTCGAATCAGCGGTGCAATTCGCTCACCCGATTTTATAATAGATGGCAAGCCCATCGAGCTCCAAGCAAAAGGCTACTCAGGTACGGTCCGACTCGTCATTCGCAACTACGAACTCACTGGGCGAGGCCCCACAACGGCCAAACTGTACTATGCCGTCGATGGTGATCATTGGCAGGATATCCGTTTCGAGACCTACCTGTGGGAAGGGGAAACGGCCTACCTTGAGGTGATGCAGAATGGGAAGTCCACCAACGCAATTCATCCGACGAGGGACACGCTCACCCCACCCGACGACAATGCTTACATTGCCATACGCTTTCACAAGGGTATCGACTGGGGCAAATACTGGGAGACTGAAACTTCGGAAGAAAATCGATTGAATCGAGACCCGGCGATCGCCAAAAAAATTAAGTCTGTTTGGCAAAGAGCAAGTCGGTCAAGCCTGGATAGGGCCGAAGTCGATTTGCTCAGTGCATTGTTCGCAACTGGTATTCTTAGTTCCGATACAAATCAAGATCCCAAGCTATCTAAGGCGATGTCTAAATACCAAGCATTGGTTTCGTCGATCCCACAGCCCTTATTCGCACGAAGCCTTACTGATGGAAGCTCCCACCAGGAACCGGTTTACATTCGAGGTAGCCACAAAAACCTGAGCCCGGAATTCAATCCACGACGGTTTTTGGATGGACTCGGCGGCACTCCCATAACGAGCGAGGGAAGCGGGCGGCTTGAATGGGCTGAGCATGTGGCTAGCAAGGACAATCCCCTCACCGCACGAGTAGTCGTAAACCGCCTCTGGAAGCAGATTTTCGGAAACGGGATTGTCGAAACGACAAATGACTTTGGGCAAATGGGAGGCCTGCCGAGCCATCCCAAACTACTCGACTATCTTGCCAGTGACTTGATGGAAAATGGCTGGTCGCTCAAACATGTGATTCGGAAAATCGTTCTCTCCCAGACTTACCAGATGTCATCCGTCCCGGACCCCAAAGCATCTAATATAGATCCTAAGAACCGATTGCTTCAGCACATGCCCATTCGTAGGCTTGAGGCGGAGGCGATCCGCGATCATATTCTTGCTTGTAGCGATCGACTCGATACGACCCTTTTCGGCCCCAGCGTCCCAGCCTATGTGGAAGACCATCCCGACAGTCGAGCAAAGCCAAAAACCGGCCCGCTCGATGGTAACGGACGGCGCTCCATTTACCTAGAGATGAGACGCAATTTTCTGCCTTCTTTTCTAAGAGCTTTCGACATGCCTAACGCGACGGAGGCAATCGGCAAGCGACTCGTCACGAATGTTCCAGCCCAATCACTGGCATTGATGAATGATCCCTTCGTCCATAGTCAGGCTAAACTATGGGCTGAAAATTTGGTGGAATCTGATCTTCCTATCGACGCCCGTATCGACCACATACATTTGACCGCATTCAATCGAACGGCACACGATTCTGAGCGCGATTGGGCCAAAAGAGTGATCACCGAGCTAGCGGCAGAACACGGATGTTCGGAAGAGGATCCTCAAGTCTGGACGGATCTCTGCCACCTGATCTACAACCGTAAGGAGTTTATTTATGTATTCTAA
- a CDS encoding sulfatase family protein, protein MTCPNILWYCTDQQRFDTIGALGNPHVQTPTIDGLVREGVAFTNTYCQSPICTPSRASFMTGLYPSRARNTRNGNDTFPEDIPLISKLIADSGYNCGMIGKFHLVSAGKRPEPRLDDGFTYWQHSHAPRDDWPEGTHAYADWVREKGGDLDAMRESENRVDPELHQTTWASDCAIDYISQDHGGKPWLLNVNVYDPHPPFIPPKEYEERFKAADMPGPHFKESDLAHQKSLESVDFQQNARRPEECNAKSAQAKYYAMIALIDDQLARILQTLDETGQRENTVIIFTSDHGETLGDHGLMFKGCRFYEGLVKVPLIFSFPSAFQSNLQCDGLVELLDLSATLLDIAGLDIPEYHQGQTLTPILKGQEPGNHIRESARCEYFDALDPHFTGGTGSFATMYRTERYKLVVYHDHNVGELYDLQEDPWEFNDLWSDPEQSDPRNRLIFESFNQHVNLTTNVGSKRIAPM, encoded by the coding sequence ATGACGTGCCCCAACATCCTCTGGTACTGCACCGATCAGCAACGATTTGATACCATCGGGGCCCTCGGTAATCCGCATGTCCAAACTCCTACCATCGATGGTCTCGTACGCGAGGGAGTCGCGTTCACTAACACCTACTGCCAGAGCCCGATCTGCACGCCGAGCCGCGCGAGTTTCATGACAGGCCTTTACCCCAGTCGTGCTCGCAACACGCGCAACGGGAATGACACTTTTCCTGAGGACATTCCCCTAATTTCAAAGCTAATCGCGGATTCCGGATACAACTGCGGCATGATTGGGAAATTTCATCTAGTCAGTGCAGGCAAACGCCCCGAGCCCCGACTGGACGACGGATTCACTTATTGGCAACATTCGCACGCTCCCCGTGACGACTGGCCCGAGGGCACCCACGCCTACGCAGACTGGGTACGGGAAAAAGGTGGCGACCTCGACGCCATGCGAGAATCGGAAAACCGCGTCGACCCGGAGCTTCATCAGACCACATGGGCTTCCGACTGCGCCATCGATTACATCAGTCAGGATCACGGTGGGAAACCCTGGCTACTGAACGTCAACGTGTACGACCCCCACCCTCCTTTCATTCCCCCGAAAGAATACGAAGAACGTTTCAAGGCAGCGGACATGCCAGGGCCACATTTTAAAGAGAGCGATCTGGCCCACCAGAAATCGCTGGAATCGGTCGATTTCCAACAGAACGCTCGACGACCTGAGGAATGCAACGCCAAGTCCGCTCAGGCCAAGTACTACGCCATGATTGCCTTGATCGACGATCAGCTAGCCCGAATCCTGCAAACGCTCGACGAAACCGGCCAACGTGAAAACACCGTGATCATATTCACATCCGACCACGGGGAAACACTTGGCGATCATGGTCTCATGTTCAAGGGATGTCGGTTCTACGAAGGGCTCGTCAAAGTCCCGCTGATATTTTCCTTCCCCAGCGCGTTCCAGTCCAATCTGCAATGCGACGGTCTCGTCGAGCTTTTGGACCTGTCCGCCACCCTTCTGGACATCGCCGGGCTGGACATCCCCGAATACCATCAGGGACAGACCTTAACTCCGATTCTCAAAGGTCAGGAGCCCGGCAACCACATTCGTGAGTCTGCTCGCTGCGAGTACTTCGATGCCCTCGACCCGCATTTTACCGGAGGGACCGGCAGCTTCGCCACGATGTATCGGACCGAACGCTATAAGCTTGTGGTTTATCACGACCACAATGTCGGCGAGCTCTACGACCTGCAAGAGGATCCCTGGGAGTTCAACGACCTTTGGAGTGACCCCGAGCAATCAGACCCTAGGAACCGACTCATATTTGAGAGCTTCAACCAGCACGTAAACCTCACCACCAACGTAGGCTCCAAGCGCATCGCTCCGATGTAG
- a CDS encoding VPDSG-CTERM sorting domain-containing protein yields MKFSANLLKISLLMALLPASASAALIFTIDTFTPDQLTISIPAGSATLDATGTPPPDSDASYLYIIDPDGLNENWILGDTSSSVSGAINGIGFFQHGSFDSSLDPHDSSGDVLYLAFNDPLSDGDTVTSAITATWSGSNAFDPSAVSSLSLIWGEDGYPSSYPFGDPQGTTSTSAVPDTGSTAALLGVGVAALVFARRKLG; encoded by the coding sequence ATGAAATTTTCCGCCAATCTGCTCAAAATCAGTCTTCTTATGGCACTGCTACCTGCTTCGGCCTCGGCAGCTTTGATTTTTACCATCGATACATTCACCCCTGATCAATTGACGATCAGCATTCCTGCAGGGTCCGCGACCCTTGATGCAACAGGGACGCCTCCACCAGATAGTGATGCCTCCTATCTTTACATAATTGATCCTGACGGATTAAACGAGAACTGGATACTTGGCGATACCAGCAGTTCGGTCAGCGGAGCAATTAATGGAATAGGCTTTTTTCAGCACGGCAGTTTTGACAGCAGTTTGGACCCTCATGATAGCTCTGGTGACGTATTATATTTGGCCTTCAACGATCCACTCTCAGACGGCGATACGGTTACTTCTGCAATCACAGCTACATGGTCGGGAAGCAATGCATTTGACCCATCGGCCGTATCGTCGTTATCGTTAATTTGGGGAGAGGACGGATATCCTTCATCCTATCCTTTTGGCGATCCTCAGGGTACGACATCGACATCAGCCGTCCCCGACACAGGGTCTACAGCAGCCCTCCTAGGAGTAGGTGTAGCGGCTCTAGTCTTTGCTAGGCGCAAGCTGGGTTAA
- a CDS encoding Tm-1-like ATP-binding domain-containing protein produces MATIAILGTLDSKAEEHSFLAERIRERGHNAALIDVGTGGEPQITPDYSRYEVAAATGVDLKSLIERHDRGACVVAMSEAAPIFLAQLVEAGTIDGVVSLGGGGGTAIGTAAMRALPIGFPKLMVSTLASGNTAHYVGTKDIVMMPSIVDVSGLNRISRTIFTRAAGAICGMVETKIDEEGGKPLIVASMFGNTTTCVNEAKAILEEAGYEVLVFHATGSGGQAMESLIESGMVSGVLDVTTTEWADEVVGATLSAGPTRMDAMTKAKVPAVVAPGCVDMANFGSRKTVPPKFEGRNFYIHNPQVTLMRTNARECAEIGKVIAIKANVNTAPVAILNPLKAVSEINGEGQAFYDQEADTALFKAIRTNAQVEVIDLEETINSFVFARACAEKLLELIQRGKP; encoded by the coding sequence ATGGCAACAATTGCAATACTAGGTACCCTCGACTCCAAGGCGGAAGAACACTCCTTTTTAGCAGAGCGTATCCGTGAACGGGGACACAATGCAGCACTCATTGACGTGGGTACTGGTGGCGAACCTCAAATCACTCCCGACTACTCAAGATACGAAGTAGCCGCTGCAACAGGTGTCGATCTCAAATCTCTCATAGAACGCCACGACCGGGGGGCGTGCGTCGTAGCCATGTCGGAGGCCGCTCCGATCTTCCTCGCACAGCTGGTCGAAGCGGGAACGATCGACGGCGTCGTTTCCCTAGGTGGGGGTGGCGGTACCGCCATCGGCACCGCGGCCATGCGAGCTTTACCCATCGGCTTTCCCAAACTCATGGTGTCCACCTTAGCCAGCGGAAATACCGCTCACTACGTAGGCACCAAAGATATCGTTATGATGCCCAGCATCGTCGACGTGAGCGGACTCAATCGCATCTCTCGAACCATTTTCACCCGAGCTGCCGGAGCCATCTGCGGAATGGTCGAAACCAAGATCGACGAGGAAGGCGGCAAGCCGCTCATCGTCGCCAGCATGTTTGGCAATACCACCACCTGTGTAAACGAAGCCAAAGCCATACTAGAAGAAGCTGGATACGAAGTGCTCGTCTTTCACGCTACCGGATCAGGAGGACAAGCCATGGAAAGCTTAATTGAGAGCGGCATGGTGTCGGGCGTGCTCGATGTCACCACAACGGAGTGGGCAGATGAAGTGGTCGGGGCAACCTTGTCCGCAGGGCCCACTCGCATGGATGCGATGACCAAGGCTAAAGTACCGGCGGTGGTCGCCCCCGGCTGTGTCGACATGGCAAACTTCGGGTCCCGCAAAACCGTGCCACCTAAATTTGAGGGACGGAACTTCTATATTCACAATCCACAGGTTACCTTGATGCGCACCAATGCAAGGGAGTGTGCGGAGATCGGAAAAGTCATTGCTATCAAAGCCAACGTAAATACCGCCCCCGTCGCTATCCTCAATCCACTTAAAGCGGTCAGCGAAATAAACGGTGAAGGCCAAGCCTTTTACGATCAGGAGGCGGACACCGCTCTCTTCAAGGCCATTCGAACGAACGCGCAGGTTGAAGTCATCGACTTAGAAGAAACCATTAATAGTTTCGTTTTCGCCCGAGCATGTGCCGAGAAACTTCTGGAACTGATTCAACGGGGCAAACCTTGA
- a CDS encoding VPDSG-CTERM sorting domain-containing protein, whose amino-acid sequence MPHLARDMHEENTMKLAANLLKISLLLALLPASASAVTITISAPSDSATEITLTATGTYYFPLQNAISFSDIGDYIGNDGPDDRVVNLSAGILANGAASTITYLDTDAGGGDDFWLGFSTLLYGSYTVSGSATADLSTIGHTFGQLNIGTYESGGNSLIVQYSSVPDTGSPPVPDTGSTAVLLGAGIVALSLARRRLV is encoded by the coding sequence TTGCCTCACTTGGCACGAGACATGCATGAGGAAAATACAATGAAACTTGCCGCGAATCTGCTCAAAATCAGTCTCCTGTTAGCGCTTCTCCCTGCTTCGGCATCGGCGGTAACCATTACCATCTCGGCTCCGAGCGACTCGGCGACCGAAATAACACTCACGGCCACTGGGACATATTACTTCCCGCTTCAAAATGCCATTTCTTTTTCCGATATAGGGGATTATATCGGAAACGACGGGCCAGATGATAGGGTGGTAAATCTGTCAGCTGGGATACTTGCAAACGGAGCAGCATCAACTATTACTTACTTGGACACTGATGCCGGAGGAGGAGACGATTTTTGGCTCGGTTTTAGCACCTTATTGTACGGCTCCTATACGGTCTCAGGCAGCGCCACGGCAGACCTGTCGACAATTGGGCATACTTTTGGCCAGCTTAACATAGGAACGTATGAGTCTGGCGGCAATAGTTTGATAGTTCAGTACAGCTCCGTCCCCGACACAGGCTCCCCCCCCGTCCCCGACACAGGGTCCACAGCAGTTCTTCTTGGAGCTGGTATAGTAGCTCTATCCCTTGCGAGACGCAGGCTGGTTTAA
- a CDS encoding VPDSG-CTERM sorting domain-containing protein, translating into MIFTIDTFTPDQLTISIPAGSATLDATGTPPPDSDASYLYIIDPDGLNENWILGDTSSSVSGAINGIGFFQHGSFDSSLDPHGSSGDVLYLDFNDPLSDGDTVTSAITATWSGSNAFDPSAVSSLSLIWGEDGYPSSYPFGDPQGTTSTSAVPDTGSTAALLGLGVAALAFARRRLG; encoded by the coding sequence TTGATTTTTACCATCGATACATTCACCCCTGATCAATTGACGATCAGCATTCCTGCAGGGTCCGCGACCCTTGATGCAACAGGGACGCCTCCACCAGATAGTGATGCCTCCTATCTTTACATAATTGATCCTGACGGATTAAACGAGAACTGGATACTTGGCGATACCAGCAGTTCGGTCAGCGGAGCAATTAATGGAATAGGCTTTTTTCAGCACGGCAGTTTTGACAGCAGTTTGGACCCTCATGGTAGCTCTGGTGACGTATTATATTTGGACTTCAACGATCCACTCTCAGACGGCGATACGGTTACTTCTGCAATCACAGCTACATGGTCGGGAAGCAATGCATTTGACCCATCGGCCGTATCGTCGTTATCGTTAATTTGGGGAGAGGACGGATATCCTTCATCCTATCCTTTTGGCGATCCTCAGGGTACGACATCGACATCAGCCGTCCCCGACACAGGGTCTACAGCAGCCCTCCTAGGATTAGGTGTAGCGGCTCTAGCCTTTGCTAGACGCAGGCTGGGATAG
- a CDS encoding VPDSG-CTERM sorting domain-containing protein produces the protein MKINAKLLKIILLLSLLPASASAVAITIFDESIDGDAGSIHPGATTVGLTDGSNIIVGSLGYDYDYFRVPVDGSSATITDMMLTFEGNGSSGVREVFVSFYDSEGKVGSSTPPNFFVPFSDQSLFSGSFGPSTPGFSEWANNQTEFLFEIVPAYATGAGANNNYSLQIDATVVQYSSVPDTGSTAALLGLGVVALAFARCKLG, from the coding sequence ATGAAAATTAACGCCAAACTGCTCAAAATCATTCTTCTTTTGTCACTTCTCCCTGCCTCGGCCTCGGCGGTAGCTATCACCATTTTTGATGAATCCATAGACGGCGATGCCGGATCAATTCATCCGGGTGCCACAACGGTTGGGCTTACGGATGGGTCCAATATCATCGTGGGCTCACTTGGCTACGATTATGACTACTTCAGGGTTCCGGTTGACGGCAGTAGCGCGACGATTACGGACATGATGTTGACGTTTGAAGGCAATGGATCGTCGGGGGTGAGGGAGGTATTTGTTTCGTTTTACGATAGTGAAGGAAAAGTGGGTTCGTCCACTCCTCCAAATTTCTTTGTGCCCTTTAGCGACCAATCATTGTTCAGCGGATCGTTTGGTCCGTCCACTCCTGGATTTTCTGAATGGGCCAACAATCAAACCGAATTTCTCTTTGAGATCGTACCCGCGTACGCGACCGGGGCGGGGGCTAACAACAACTATTCGTTGCAGATCGACGCGACGGTCGTCCAATACAGTTCCGTCCCCGACACAGGGTCCACAGCAGCTCTCCTTGGATTGGGTGTTGTAGCTCTTGCCTTTGCTAGGTGCAAACTGGGTTAA
- a CDS encoding helix-turn-helix domain-containing protein, producing MDKHPDNHRPDKQTTFADIAKRAGVCKATVSLALHNNSRISKETRKRIKEIAHEMGYHLIPSGCRQYGPDSTIEGLVRILSHHRVPKHLLRREAER from the coding sequence ATGGATAAACACCCCGATAATCATAGGCCAGATAAACAAACGACGTTCGCTGATATCGCCAAAAGGGCCGGAGTGTGCAAGGCCACCGTATCGCTCGCGCTGCACAACAATTCTAGAATATCCAAGGAAACGAGAAAACGCATCAAAGAGATCGCCCACGAAATGGGGTATCACTTGATACCCTCTGGTTGCCGCCAATATGGCCCAGATTCGACGATCGAGGGATTGGTAAGGATCCTCTCCCACCATAGGGTTCCTAAGCACCTTCTACGACGAGAAGCGGAGAGATAA
- a CDS encoding VPDSG-CTERM sorting domain-containing protein encodes MNYDRDDPSEYFGSFLVRANSVPDTGSTAALLGLGVVALAFARCKLG; translated from the coding sequence ATCAATTACGACCGAGATGATCCCAGTGAATATTTTGGATCATTTCTCGTCCGTGCAAACTCCGTCCCCGACACAGGGTCCACAGCAGCTCTCCTTGGATTGGGTGTTGTAGCTCTTGCCTTTGCTAGGTGCAAACTGGGTTAA
- a CDS encoding helix-turn-helix domain-containing protein, which produces MRLAQSILTLDALASAPESDCVPLVSPVYSASLNPINVDRIDKIKSWILKNLESTIRLDDVAREACMSAKSFSRFFKKNTGKAFIAYVNELRIGLACQRIIETDASISEVCFSSGFNNLSNFNRRFKEVKGVSPSDLRAQYREQLDLG; this is translated from the coding sequence ATGCGATTGGCACAGTCTATCCTTACACTAGACGCGCTGGCTTCTGCACCTGAATCGGACTGCGTACCTCTGGTGAGTCCGGTCTACTCCGCCTCATTGAATCCGATCAATGTCGACAGAATTGATAAGATCAAGAGCTGGATCTTGAAAAATCTCGAGTCTACGATCCGGCTGGACGATGTGGCCAGAGAGGCGTGCATGAGTGCGAAGTCGTTTTCCCGCTTCTTTAAAAAGAACACGGGGAAAGCGTTTATCGCTTATGTAAACGAATTACGGATCGGATTGGCGTGTCAGAGAATTATCGAAACGGATGCCAGCATTTCGGAGGTTTGTTTCAGTTCAGGATTTAACAACCTGTCTAATTTTAATCGCCGATTCAAAGAAGTAAAAGGTGTCTCTCCTAGCGATTTGAGGGCTCAGTATCGTGAGCAGTTGGATTTGGGCTAG